One Cardiocondyla obscurior isolate alpha-2009 linkage group LG25, Cobs3.1, whole genome shotgun sequence genomic window, CacttaaaatacaaaatgtaaaatggtttttattgtttatatcTTACATGATATTTTAGCATCTcttgtttctttaaatataattaaactataCATTAGAACatcaattatattcttttttttttttttcaagttattCTCGCGAGACCAAGTGAATCAAACGAAATAATGTGCGACCAGTTGAATATAACTACAAAGTACTTAAAAATCTGAAACAGGTTAGTAAGATTTTGAATATCTATTACTAATAtcaataaaatcaatattaaatgttaaaaaaaaaaaaacttgtacaTTTCAAAATTGCCTAAGGTAAAGTTTAGGTTTGTGGAACACTCGTACGTATTCGGAGACCATGCATATCTTTGATTTCTTCTTTCAAAacctgtaataaaattaattaatcaaaacataatatatttggtaatatatataatatatttacctCGTTAATAATTCGATGCTGTTTTACAGTATTTAATCCTCTAAATTCTGGAGCTACAACATTTATGTCGAACATGGCACCGCATCCTCCTAAAAAACAATTGtctttatgttaattattatttatgttattatatattttacaagaaacttttttttttttttttttttttttctaaaaagtggagtaaaataattctcaccCGACACATCGGTTACTTCAATCAGTTGAGCTTGTGGAAACCTATTTCTCAAGACCGATATCATTTTTTCCTCGGCTTGCTTGCCCGCAAGCACACCGTTGGATCCATTCCACATCCGAGAGAGCAGCTGCAACAATTTCGTTTTATTCATCTTTCTTAATGCAGTCTTCTTTAGTCTCATTGCTTATCTATAGCacaaatattgttaaaaaaaagaaagtaaagctaaaattaaaattgttttcattaataaaaatgaacgtAAGCTGATTGAAATAAATCCAAGTCCAAGATATACGTGCTGTCGATTTACCGATACACTGCGTGAACCAGACGTAAACACACGTCGGAACATAGCTGAGCGTGTCCGTTTAATCTTGTTTGAAATCAGATCTTCTCAGATTTCACCATCAAGCGATCCAGAGGATATCAAGATGATCGCGAAATATCAACGGTGAATATCGCCGGTCGATTCGGACTAACCTTAACGTGCTCCAACGCGCGTGCGAACGTTAGAAGTTACGCTCGCGCTGATCAGCTGATCTCAGCTGATTTCACATTACGAGAGTCatgaaagaataattataaaacaaagcTCGACGAAAATATTGCCGATGTGTTCGAAAGATCGAAGGTTGGAGAGTTTGTTCTTGTGCTTCATCTTACGCTTCTTTACTttttcgatttattaaatgaaaatagacgataatgcaaattaaaatattgagtCATCAtatcaataataaaactaaattttgtTCTGACGATTTAGAGAAGCCATGTGAGTTTTACGAAATAGTAAAGTTGGATTTCGACATAAAGTGACGCGATAACAGTGTTGtataatttttcacgcgaCTATAATtggtaaattataattttgagggaatctacatatatttttgtgagtaataaaaaattttttattggcgTTAGATTGACCGGATTGCATGAAATCGaggaaataatgtaattttaattgttaataaacgaaagagagagagaaagagagagttcattgacaaaaattaaatcatctgTGCAAAGATACACGCCCTCTGCTCAGTTTTCTTATCGCGATGTGAAATTAAGTCGGGCCATATGCGTTCCGGAGCTTTCACGCTCTCAACAATGCGGAGTTGAACGCAGATCGCATAAAGTCTGATTGAAACATATCTTCCTTGAATACGCTTGTTGTTTTAATAGTTTctgttctgttttttttttttataacgcagTGCCTTTTTTTACTCATTCTGACCTCTGCCCTGTAAAGCATTCGTGAATCTCGTGTGTCGGAAGAAGGAGGAGCTTCTGGCACGAAACAAAGGATCATAATTCACAGTCGAGCATGGATCATCAAGCGGACGAGCCACTTTTTACCAATAATATCCTTTTATCAACAGAACCAAGCCCCTCAGAGGCGCGCAACAATGAAACCCGGAGAGGTAATGAGATGAATaatactgaaaaatatttgaagcaCTCATAGATAATTAAGACTTGTCGAAAAGATGCAACGCGAACTTGTGCTAACTTGATTAAGTGCATTAGtaaaattagtta contains:
- the LOC139111847 gene encoding bolA-like protein 3 isoform X2 gives rise to the protein MFRRVFTSGSRSVSLLSRMWNGSNGVLAGKQAEEKMISVLRNRFPQAQLIEVTDVSGGCGAMFDINVVAPEFRGLNTVKQHRIINEVLKEEIKDMHGLRIRTSVPQT
- the LOC139111847 gene encoding bolA-like protein 3 isoform X1 encodes the protein MRLKKTALRKMNKTKLLQLLSRMWNGSNGVLAGKQAEEKMISVLRNRFPQAQLIEVTDVSGGCGAMFDINVVAPEFRGLNTVKQHRIINEVLKEEIKDMHGLRIRTSVPQT